Part of the Motacilla alba alba isolate MOTALB_02 chromosome 20, Motacilla_alba_V1.0_pri, whole genome shotgun sequence genome, AAATCAGATTCCTTAAATACcataaacaagaaaaacagagcCCAAGGCATTTCCCCCTTTGCAGCTCATCTTATGGAGACATTTCCAGTCCAGAGCTGGGAACTGGACaggacattaaaaataaagtccCTGTCAAGAGCAAAGCCAGAAGCACATCTTAATTGATGCTGCCAGAGTATGTCAAGGGAGCAGATGAAAACCTTGCGGATAAAGAGAAACCCACCAGGACTGAAAGGCCACACAATTGGTGGTGGGATTAAAACCCTCACAGCGATTTAGGGGTGAGTTTATTAAGCCTGAGGTGTAAAGGCCTGGGGTGCTTCAGCCATGGGCACCCAGCCAggatgagaggacacagcctcaagctgcaccaggggaggttaAGGCTGGACacaatgaagaatttcttcacagaaggggtGGTTGGACAcggaatgggctgcccaggaggtggtggagacaccatccctggaggtgttaaGGACagactggacgtggcactgagtgctctggtTTGGTTGGCAAGGTGGTGCTGTGTCATAGGTGGGATTGGAGACCTCAGggatcctttccaaccccaCTGATTCAGGGATTCTGTGacccaccagggctgggcacccccaggctcccagagctgggctgggccccACGGACCGTGGGGCTGATGGGCCTCAGGGGGTTTGCAGGAACATGGCAGTGGAGCCCCCACGCCCCCactgcccccggccccggccccggccaCCCTTGGGCTGCCCTCAGAACGCAGCACACGGGGTGCCGGGGGCGTGCCGGGGGCAGCTCTCGGGCTGGGTGCCAGGGGTGatgctgggggtgctgccagGGGTTGGGTGCCAGGGGTTGGGTGCCAGGGGTGGGTGCTAGGAATGGCTGCCAGGGGTGGTGCCAGGGGTGGTTGCTGGGCTGGTTGCTGGGATGGTTGATGGGATGGTTGCCAGGGTGGTTGCTGGGATGGTTGCTGGGATGGTTGCCAGGGTGGTTGCTGGGATGGTTGCCAGGGTGGTTGCTGGGATGGTTGCTGGGATGGTTGCTGGGATGGTTGCCGGGGTGATTGCTGGGATGGTTGCTGGGATGGTTGCCGGGAAGGTTGCCGGGGTGGTTGATGGATGGTTGTCACGGACGGTTGCCGGGGCGgtggccgggccggggccggaaGCGCTTCCAGCGGCCGGGAAGCCGTtccggggcgggccgggcggcggagcgggcggtgagcggggccgggccgggttCTGCGGGCACGGGGCGCTGGCGAGGGGCAGCGGTGGCTGCAGCATGGCCCCGGGAGGCGGGTGCGGCGCCGCGGGCTGGCCCGGCAGCGATGGAGGGACGGGGGGATGGAGGGGCGGAGGCGGGGGGACAGCGCTGTCCCcgccctggggctgcccagctgctcctggcacggCTGCCAGCcccggtccctgtccctgtccctgtccctcgGCCGGGGGCTCCGCGGGGTCGGAGCAGCCGGCAGGCATCCCCGGGCTCCATCCCCGCCCTGGCTGAGCCATTTAAACATTCCAGCTCGGGCTTCTTCTGCCCCGTGCTTTGACGGAGTCTTTCGTGGTGCTTTATTTCCACCCCAGGAAGAAGCTAATACGTGCTGCTTCAGCTGTTCTCCGGGCTTGTCCTCTGCCAGTTGTTTATGTAGCGCCGGCTGAAGGCATCAGCTGGGAAACACAGTGCAGCAAGAAGACAGGTTTGAGTCTCTCCGGGCTGTGCACGGCCCTGATCCTGTAAATATGCTGATTGTTTATCACATATTGATATGTGCCTGAGGGGAACAGGCTCATCCCCCTCGGTGCTGCCGCGGAGCGAAGCAGGAGCGCAGCCCAGGAGCCCCGGCTGGCTCTGGGGCAGAGCCGGGATCTGCccgctcctgcagctccttcacGGCTGCCGGGGCAAACTGCAGGGCAAGGacagctccccagctccctcccagggCCTGGCAGAGGAGTATTGATCTTCAAGTGCAGTTTAGGAAGAGCTGCTTTAAGTGTGGCCACGGTGAGGTGGTCTGAGGAGAAAGGCAGCTGATAACCTGTGGAGGAGAAGGGATGCTATCTGAGGAAAAAGTGGTGAAACTGAACTTCTTTGGAACGGGGAGGAAGGCTCCATCATCCATTCGTTTAGGTGCAAGGCAGAGGCTTTGGGCATTGTGTGAACCACTGGagtttttttaaactgaggAGTGTTGCTCAGAGTTGGGCTCCAGTGATGGCAGGAAAATCAGTGGTTGGACCATGGGTTGCCTGAGCAAGCAAGGACACTGCTGGAATTAGTTGGAGCACAATGCCAGGTTTTTTCTGACCATGTTTCATGGGATGCTGCTTCAAATGGtgttggcagctgctgccagcctgcaggagagctCTTGGTGCTGGTCATGGCACCTGGATTTGTTAGAGAGCCACTAATGCCCTCAGGGGAGGTCAGctagaggaagggaaaggagagagagagttGTAGAAGATGAggacagagattttttttgttttcatagtatgtgtttctttttcctgtttatctctgtgtgctgtgtttcAGGTGTGTGAATTGGGGTTATCAGCAGGAGTTTGTCCTGAGAAAACTCCAGGTGAGGAATGAAGAaacttcccttcctgctgggtTTGAGGACAGGGGCCAGGGGCAGGCAACaataatgttttcaaaagaTGTCCAGATGAGATAAATGCAGCTCAAAGGTGATGCTGTATCTTGTTTAGGAACTGCTGCCTTAGTGGGTTGGGggaggtgatttaaaaagccGAAGCAATTGGGATGAGCCCCGTGCATGCAGGCTTTGTTCACAGCATGGAGCAGCCTTTGGGACTGGCTGAGCCCGGGTGGGTCAGTGTGTGTCCTGACCTCATGTACAGGTCCCACACAGCCCTTGCTGACTGAGTTTGaatcagaatttaaaacattttctttcactgaagtACAGACATGGACAGGTCCTCGAGAGGTCACCTATTCTTATCTCCTGGTTCCAAGGCAGAATTGTATATACCCACACCCATCCCCGGCCAGTGCTTATCTGATCTGCTCTTCTGAATCACCTGTAGCAGGGATTCCACACTCTCTATTCCAGTGGCTGGCAGTCTGTGCAGTTGGAAATGTTCTCCtgtcttaaaatttaaaataacattctgcatttcagctgaatgaaaatgaaataattttatttttttaatatacctCTCCCTTTAGTGTGTCACTAAGTGATAGTTGCCTCTTGTGCAGTGGCATTGAGTTGATTCTCAAATTTATCAGCTGTAACTTCTCTGGAGTTTGCCACGTTTACCATCCTTCTGGACTGGGTCACATCTGCAGATTGCAACAACCTCCTCCCAGCCTGAGAAATGCAGAGATATCTCCTGCTTTGGAGATAATTCCTAGGGGGCAAACTCAGCCTACAAACTCAGTCACACCCAGCTGCAGTGGTACAGAGGATTGTGACTATCAGTGAGCAGTGCTGATCCAGGGAATGCTCGCTGGGATCATCCAGGTCAGGAAAACCGAGTGGGGCACAATCACAGCTGAGTGTGATGGCTTCTCAGACTAATTGGATTTCCCTTTGGGGACTTCCTGAGGCTTACTCTAGCAATTCTGGCAGGAGAGTTCTCCCTCGTTGTAAGAAGCCATTACTCATTCATAGGACAAATTGACAACTCCATTAGCAAAAGATAAAGGGAGGAAGGAACGATGGTCTCATGGCTGAGCAGCTTGGGACCCAGGAGATCAGTACTGAGCTCTGCCACAAACAGCCTGGGAGTCTGCTTGAAGTTGTATGGGGCTTAGTGTAACCACTAAAGCCACACTTAAATTTGTACACAGaactccttcctctgccttcagcagctctgctgctgtgaggtTTAAGTAGTTGGGTTTGCACAGCATCTTAAACAACAAGGCTGTGACCACAGAGACAATATAAGCAAAAGTAAGTAGTAATCACCTTGCATGTGTGATCCACTTCAGGAGGAAATTTATTCTTGCTTATTAAGCTTTTCCCTTATTGTTTCATGAACATGGTTCATATTTTGTCTTCTCCTCATCCACAAACAGCCTCATACCAGGAGGTGAGCGCTCTTTTTGTAGGCAGGTGACAAAAGACAAACACTCAAACACggctttccttttcctttttgttattGCTCCAGTAGATCAAGAGTAGCTTCCAAACTCCATGAGGGAGTCTGTCATTTTTGGATAACAGAAAGCAAATGCCAGAAAGGGTGATGCAAAAAAATGCTCTGTATTTCCCCCCTTGCAGTAACCAGTCTTCTTGAGAGCAGTAGAGGAGAAGGGTGCACTGACAATGGCTGCAGAGTTGGATTTCTCCCCCCCTGAGATCCCTGAGCCCACGTTCATGGAGAACGTGCTGCGCTATGGGCTCTTCTTTGGAGCCATTTTCCAGCTGATCTGTGTGCTTGCCATCATCCTGCCCGTGTCCAAGTCCCACAAGACAGTAAGTAATGCTCTTTAATATTGATATGAATGGGCAGAGTCAGGGAAGACAGGATGGGAGGGGATGTTGAGTAGCTAATGGAGACACAGCTGCCCCTGGGATTGATGACAGTTTCACTGTtcattctccttcctttcctctggctTTCCCACCTCCAGTTTCTGTCTTGTGATTTGCCATCAGATAGAAAGTCAGGAACAAATATCTGAGCCCAGTGAAAAAAGCAACCTGAAGCACTGACAAGGTGCTGAATGCATGTGAAGTTCCTGGCTGCAAGAGAAGGCTTTGTCCCAACCCGTATTGTCATCCTGCTGCTTCATTAATTGCCAGGCAGGACATCCCCTGGCAGGACCTGCCTTCAGGAAATGACTCTGGCCTTGAGTTGGTGTGTGATTTCTGGAAGCAAGATGCAGGTGAAATTTCTAGTATATCCTAAAGGCGAGGAAAGCAATTTTCAGGACTGACATCCCATCCAGTGCCCAAGGGTCCTTTGATGCAGTTGGCACAGGGGAACttgaaaggaaaaggctgaggtgaGCTGTTCCTCTAGACTGAGGGATGTCCTGCATCTGTCTGGCTTTTttcattaaagagaaaaatgtctttggtgctggggacaggcatTTCAGTGCTGCAAGGTGATCAGACTGCAGGTTTGGTGCTCTGATACAGATGTTGATGGTATGTTTTCAGTAACAACTCAGCATggagagttttgttttcagactcTTTATTTCCATGTTTGCTCCCTCCTGTGCAGAGGAAGCCTGGGAATTTTCAACCCCTTGGGGGAAAGGAATGCCTCAGGATGAGGCACAGAGTGAAGGATGAAGTTCATGACCCAATTTTTCCACCTTTAACTGCTGGTGTGACGTGATGCTGTCCTGCCATGGGTCATGCTCCCTCCTGCTTGTCCTGCCACAGGAACAGCAGTTGCTGGACACCACGCAGTGGCATTGCAAGTCTTAGAATCTTAGAATCactcaggttggaaaagatctcctagatcattgagtccaacctttgtACTGTTActctgcagccaccagcacctgTCTGTCAGAGTCCATCATTTCCCCAGTAAATTTTGGAGAAATACCAGGTAACCCCATTCTTGAAAGTTGAAAATAGTGAGAGCTTTGGTCTGGAGTGGGAAACTGGAGACCAGCCCCCAGTTAAAATAAGGCACAAGGACCTTTTACTGCTTACATCTGTAGTATGCCTTGATGTTTGCATACTCTGGTGTTTATTTTCTCCATATATAAACTGTCCTCTTGATGTGCTGTCCATATGAGTTGTTTACAAGACTGTAAACACCACAGGCTGCCCCTCCAGATCCTGAGAATGATGTTTGAGTCTGGGTAGGAGCTGTCTTGGAGCCTCAAACTTTGAAGTTTGGACATTAGAAGGCAGCAGTGTTCACGTTATGGCAGCAGCATTCTGCATCCCTGAGTAACaaccagctccctgtgccctgatCACAGCTTTGGAAAGCCAGCCAAGTCTCCTTCCTTGGAAAGCCACACAGATGTGAGCTGTAATAGCCCAGTAACTGGAGAGACTTTGAACCAAGCTCTTTGATTAGAAGGACACTGTCAGATGCTGCCTCCCCCTCCATTAGCTGGAGTTCTGGCTTGGAAGCTTGGAACTCACACGTCTTGCTCAGCCATTTTTGGTGTGTCCTTTTCCAGTTGGCACACTCAGGCTGAGAGAACCCAAGATGCTAAAGCAATATTTATACTCAGATGCATTTAATGAAAGGAGGCAATCTGCATGTGTGTGCTTTCTCAGAGGAGACTGGCACTGTTCCCTTGTGTTTTCACAAGATAACTAGATTTTATTTCCCACGGCTGCAATATTATCCCTCATCCTCTCCGAAGGAAACAAGCATCACATCTCAGTATTTTGTTAGTCCAGGTGAAGAAAGCTTTGCCTGCAATTCCCTCCTTGGATTTTAGAGGCTCTGAACTTTATATTCTTATTGCTGCtttggggaatatttttttttgtcttgcacATGATAGTGATTAATGTTTGGCAGAAATGCCTGCTGACTGTTTCCATGCATCCTGGTGATTATGTGTTATCTTTTCCTAATTCAAATAGTTTTCATTTAgtgctgattttcttcttaccttcaaagtttttcttctccaaagccTGTTTTAGATATTTAAGCTTTTAATGGCATCTCTGGTAACAAgctgtttctgtgcagaaaCTCACGCTCATCAAAAAGCACgtgcagaaggagcagagatGATGCTGCTCGAGTCTCATTAAATGTAAACTCAGTTTGACATCAATGTGTTCCAACAGAGATACCCAGCACTTGTTCCCTCTGGTTTATACTTGAATCCCCAAAGCAACCTGTTAGCAAATGGTAAAAAAATAGTTACTGACTGTTTCTTGATTGATTCTTGTAGGACTCAGACAGTTTTGAGCCTAAGAATTCAGAGCCAGTGAAGAagccaaaggcagctgctccacagATAAGCAAGAAACCCAAGAAGGAAACCAAAAAGAAGCGATAGAGGTGTGACTGATGAGCCTCCCAAGACCAACCAACCACCTGTAATCGTGCTTCCTCAGAGACAGCATCAAAGGCAACTAACTCTCTTAATGGTTTTCTGGCATTGCCATCTTTTACTTTTCAGGGGCAAGGGAGAAGAAACTTAGAAGAGTGGAAGGGTTGGGGTTGTGCCATAGATTTCTTACAAGCAAAGAGAACTTCACATATCCAGGACTTCATTTGACTTGATTAATGCGTCAGTCACCATTAAAGTGACCTCTTCCAGTTCTGGTGGGTAGAGAGGGCTGTTGGCCTGGCTCCTCCATGCTGGCTGGGGTTTGTAGTGAAGTCCCTGTGGAAAGTGGAGCATGAGTTTGCTGCTTTGGATACCggtttgtgttgtgttttttgaAGGCAGAGGGATCAAATGGATCAAGAATGCCACACTACACAGCTTTGTATTCATCTCTGTTGTCATCTAGTCTGAAATACATAGCTGCATTTTATGGCTTAATCATAATGCCTTTGTCATATTCTTTAATTCTTCAGGTAATAACTCACCAGATTCCAGACTGCTGGAGATGAAAGCTTTCATTTCCCCAGCGTCGCTGCCTCTTGTTCCCCACCCATGCACTCTTCCTTTCTATTCCCACCTTTGAAAGCAGGTACATTTCAGGGaactgaggctgtgctggggattGCAATGACTACAAGAATCAGGAAACAATTTGACTCTGGAAAGTGCAGAATTTAATGCCTGTGCTAGAGGAGTTGTTCTTGGAGACTTGGGAAGAGCAGGCGCTGCGTGCTGgagaagagctgctgagctgggagcgTGGGGCACTGCTGGTGTGTCAGCCTGCACTGCCTCTCTGTGCCATGGATAAACCCTCCTGCCAGCTGGCTGAGCCCTGACCACGGGCCCTctttcagcacagctgggcaccgTTGCCCTTGCAgatcccctcccagccctgcctgccacaggctgctccatctcctctgGCTGAACTCCTCCCGAGGGTGAATACGTTCCCAGCCTGAGGAGATGAGGTATTTTAAGATCCGAGGGGTGGCAGGCCAGCTGTGTACCATGACTGTATGTCAGGAGACACAGACACTGTGTTCCTTCAGGCTCTGGCTCTCCAGGCCCAGGGACAATCCAGGATTGGATTTAAATATGGCCAGACAGGACTGGAAGGAGATAGGTGGTGACGTAGCCACGGAGTCTCTGTAGAGCAGCTCAGGCTTCCTGATGCCAGCTCACATCTTGGTTTGTTTGATCAGGAGTGAGTCAATGGGAGGAGAACCTGCTCTCTGAGGCGCACCCAGGGTTCAGAGCGGCTTTGAAGGAAGGGTtctccctggcagggctgcaagTCTGTGATCCTCTGTGCGTACACAGACTCCCATCCCCGAGTGACAAATGCCTGGTGAGCCCAGGTGTGTGTTCTGTgacagcaggtgagcagcacgTTTACAGAAACCATcagtgctgagagcagccaTGTCCCCTGCTCGCTCTTGCTGCTGGTAGGGGTGACAGATGGGTCCCAGAACCAGTGTGGCTCTgacttccctgctccaggctctctGATGCTCTTAGCCAGAATGCTGGCACCAAGTTGCACTTCTTAAAATCCAGCTTGGAGTTCTgctttaaattctgctttttaaattttttttttttgagctacATGAAGGCAGTACCAGGAGGATAGAACAAAGCCTAGGAGACACAAGCACTCTAAAGTTGCTTTAAGTTCTCAGTACAAAGAAACATTGCAAGAAGTTCCCACGCAAATAACAAAGAACAGTGTTGTGCCATGAGTTTCCATGATGGACctgtgctctgtctctgatctgcagggcagagaaaaGCCCTGAGTAGGTAGTGCAGATCactctttccattttaataCATGAGAATGGTTTTATGTAAATTCCAGCTTTCTGCAGGTTACCTGCAGCAGGGAGTTAATGCTTTAAGGGAATCACAGGACACATGTAATCCAAAATACAGAGTcacttctgcagctcagagccagtTAGCACTGCGTGGCTGTTACCTGAAATAGCAGCTGCTACATCAATGTCCACATCCAGCTGTTTGCAGGCTGGCTCACTCATTGCTCAGTAGAAATCATGGatgttggggtttggttttattgGGGGGAAGAGGGATGAAGATAAATTCCCCAGTCTGTTCCTGACAGCTTTATACCTATTTGAATGCTCTTGTTTGCTGAACTTAGTGTATGTAGAGATTACCAGTAACCCATGTATTTTAGTTTATCCTGAAATGTGTAATAAATGCCATCAGAATCTTTGTTAtaaaagaaatctgtgtttAGAGTTGTGCTGTCTGTTCCCTCACATTGACTGTGAAAGCTGCCAGAACTCCCAGACTATAGGAACACAGGGACATAAATAACCTATTCATTAAAATGATCCATTAAGGGAAATCCTTTCAGATCCTTTAATCTGTGAGAAATTGGTTCGTTAATACTGTCAGGCATGTGTGCATCTGTATCTGTGTTTGACTTGGAAGTAGCCAACTATTTCCTAACACTGCTTCACCTTcctggcaggagggagaaaagcagcCAGTGACTAAATCCATTTGCCCCCAGTGAGAGGTTTTTGGCTCTAAGAGCCCCCATGAAGGTAGCCCCAGTAAAGGCATCAGTTGTTAGAATGCAAGCAGGGGATTAGATGGGGATTCAGTAGGCTGGTGAAAGGGATTTTCAGGAGCCCAGGTTTGCATGGCTGGAGCATGGGGCTGTCTGGGGGCTCTTCTTGGCTGCAGTGAGACCAATGTGGTAGCCAAGCTCTGGCAAGTGTGTGTTGGTTCCTGGTAGCCAAGCTGTGGCAAGTGTCTGCTGGTTCTCTCACCagaaaaccaaagcagagaAGGACTAGTGTGGCGACTCCTTTAATGCCCGAGCacttttctccaggctgtttTGTAATTAACATCCCAAAGGGAGCTGAAGACCTCATTAAGTCAATTTTATTGAAGGGGAGGTTTTCAAAGGTCTGTCTCCAGGTACCTGCCAGTaggcagcacctctgcagcCACACCTTGCCCTGCTACCCaaagccaggagctggctgagggCTGGATTTCCTCTGCTAGTGTGTGTCACAGGGTTCCTGTCCCTCAGCAGGACATGCCTCAGCTCTGAAGAAACGTGGCTGAGAGTTGGGAGTTCTTCCCCCTGTTTCTGATCACAGtcaagcagctctgcctctctggccgtgctgctctccagagctgtggccatggctgtccctggagctgtcccaggcTCACAATGCATCCTTGTGCTcgccagagccagcagcacaaTCCCTTGAGACAGACTCGTAAGTAGCTCGTGACTGGAGTTCCAGTTCACATAGTTCAATTAAATCCCTGTTAATCTTGTTCAGACCTAATTTACTTTCATTCTCATACACTCCTCTCTCGGCAGAGATTCTGCTGAGGttccctgctggcagggctggagagcccCAGGCCCTCAGCCCATCAGACActgatgtttgcagagctgcccccTTGGCCAGTCAATAAGCTCAGATTATTTCCCAGCCTGTcacaaagaatgaaaacactCCTTCAGTGCCTGGGTTTAGGGAGGGTCAGGCTATCTGGCAATGCTTGAGGAGACCATAAGGGAGCTGTAGGAAGGGAGGACCTGCTCAGTATCAGTttgccagggcactgctcaaCCGTTcccctgtgtgtgtgttaatttttggacagctgggagctggggtgcTGCGCTTCCCTCCTGGGA contains:
- the MANBAL gene encoding protein MANBAL; its protein translation is MAAELDFSPPEIPEPTFMENVLRYGLFFGAIFQLICVLAIILPVSKSHKTDSDSFEPKNSEPVKKPKAAAPQISKKPKKETKKKR